One genomic window of Ictalurus punctatus breed USDA103 chromosome 23, Coco_2.0, whole genome shotgun sequence includes the following:
- the pttg gene encoding pituitary tumor-transforming gene 1 protein-interacting protein produces the protein MRKTKIILKFLNFSGFLSSVCGVLVYVVFIQAAHANVTPSPAPLTHPCSTLTSCDSCLKNVSCLWCYTNDTCTVYPVSHLLPPASVCPLSRARWGVCSVNFEALIIAMAVLVGVVLLAITVCCCCCCRRCGRSSRPDRIEEEIARKREKDRQLSDNRRAERRARHDEIRKKYGLVSDSDHPYSKFENE, from the exons ATGAGAAAGACTAAAATTATTCTAAagtttttaaacttttctgGATTTTTATCCTCAGTGTGCGGTGTGTTGGTTTATGTGGTGTTTATTCAGGCCGCTCACGCTAACGTTACTCCTTCACCTGCTCCTCTTACTCACC CATGCAGTACTTTGACCAGCTGTGACTCCTGTCTGAAAAATGTCTCG tgtttgtGGTGTTACACTAATGACACCTGTACAGTTTATCCCGTGTCTCACCTGCTCCCTCCTGCCTCAGTGTGTCCACTGTCCCGGGCCCGCTGGGGGGTGtgctcag tgaacTTCGAGGCTTTGATCATCGCGATGGCCGTGTTAGTGGGTGTGGTGTTGCTGGCCATCAccgtgtgctgctgctgctgctgtcgcCGCTGTGGACGATCATcacg GCCAGATCGTATAGAGGAGGAGATTGCTcggaagagagaaaaagacagacagctTTCAGATAATCG gagggcTGAGCGCAGGGCAAGACATGATGAGATCCGCAAGAAGTACG gtTTGGTGTCAGACTCTGATCACCCGTACAGCAAGTTTGAGAATGAGTGA
- the LOC108278025 gene encoding sialic acid-binding Ig-like lectin 10 has translation MIFITTAVFVCLCWSVRAGLVPTVPDHVFAVQGSCALISCSFPSVNGSGVGVAVRLRYRPSNLWTRRQTAFSSDGADQTESKFKGRITLSGDLSMGNCSLTINDISTSDPDTYELELRERRGSWGRATRIHVSVTRVPEPPALSVPSTVVLGQTVILNCSVRINCPLAPPRLLWEWERGGAEGAGEVRGTERVQTEGGLSSFISSLSFTPSELVKPRIRCDAHHHGNRRSSSFADINIQFPPMDVSVEVHTVQVREGGSVQLVCVCKADPPVIEYQWSYTHLSSVLPLHHHTHSIRLHNVTRHTRVQCTARNALGHATSPYTHLNVQYAPMIVENASVCVWDAQVQECVCVVHSNPRPLITWSVNGSVPPPSFNVTSSHTHHTLQETLRGHTHTPLSITCYAFNHLGNDTHTLWLQRGEGSLMQHLMSVGFSVLLLILLFIAAPLFVCLCRRRTGRRRRGMGCASGVYPRAVSVYQERTPLYINCSEVTHIYTNGSYQLIYQNCTPCFIRTTQTHKRQRRGARRERDRQIPAGQKERERQTPASQMERERQLSITADSDSAIYVEVI, from the exons ATGATCTTCATCACGACTGCTGTGTTTG tgtgtttgtgttggagTGTGAGGGCGGGGCTAGTGCCCACCGTCCCAGACCACGTGTTTGCTGTGCAGGGCTCATGTGCTCTGATCTCCTGCTCATTTCCATCTGTGAATGGTTCTGGTGTGGGCGTGGCCGTGCGGCTGAGGTACCGCCCCTCCAACCTGTGGACACGCCGTCAAACGGCCTTCAGCAGCGACGGGGCAGACCAGACCGAGAGCAAATTCAAAGGGCGCATTACCCTGAGTGGAGATCTTAGCATGGGAAACTGCTCCCTCACCATCAATGACATCAGCACCAGCGACCCGGACACGTACGAGCTTGAGTTGAGGGAGCGCCGAGGGTCATGGGGCAGAGCCACACGCATCCACGTTTCTGTCACAC GTGTCCCCGAGCCGCCGGCATTGAGTGTCCCCTCCACGGTGGTGCTGGGGCAAACAGTGATCCTGAACTGCTCAGTGAGAATCAACTGCCCCTTGGCGCCCCCCCGCCTGCTCTGGGAGTGGGAGAGGGGGGGTGCAGAGGGGGCAGGAGAGGTCAGAGGAACGGAGAGGGTGCAGACTGAAGGTGGCTTGTCCTCATTCATCTCGTCTCTGTCCTTCACACCGTCTGAGCTGGTGAAGCCACGGATCAGGTGTGACGCCCATCACCATGGTAACAGGAGGAGCAGTAGCTTCGCTGACATAAACATCCAAT tcCCCCCCATGGATGTGTCAGTGGAGGTCCACACGGTGCAGGTGAGGGAGGGGGGCAGTGTtcagctagtgtgtgtgtgtaaagctgaTCCCCCTGTCATCGAGTACCAGTGGTCTTACACACACTTGAGCAGTGTGTTGCCCctccaccatcacacacactccattcgCTTACACAATGTCACACGACACACACGTGTGCAGTGCACTGCCCGCAACGCCCTGGGACACGCAACATCTCCGTACACTCATCTCAATGTGCAGT ATGCCCCTATGATTGTAGAgaatgcatctgtgtgtgtgtgggatgctcaggtgcaggagtgtgtgtgtgtggtgcactCAAACCCACGTCCCCTCATCACCTGGAGTGTAAATGGCAGCGTTCCACCCCCCAGCTTCAACGTCacgtcctcacacacacaccacacactgcaggaGACGCTgcggggacacacacacaccccgctaTCCATCACCTGCTATGCCTTCAACCATCTTGgcaacgacacacacacactgtggctTCAGAGAGGGGAAG gcagtcTCATGCAGCATCTGATGTCTGTGGGATTCAGTGTTTtgctcctcatcctcctcttcatcgcagcccctctgtttgtgtgtttgtgccgcCGCAGAACTGGAAG AAGGAGGCGGGGGATGGGCTGTGCCTCAGGTGTTTACCCCagagctgtgagtgtgtatCAGGAGCGCACACCTCTGTACATCAACTGCTCTGAGGTCACACACATCTACACCAACGGGAGCTACCAACTCATCTACCAGAACTGTACACCCTGTTTCATCCGTAcaacacag ACTCATaagagacagaggagaggagccagacgagagagagatagacagattcCTGCAGgacaaaaggagagagagagacagacgccTGCCAgtcagatggagagagagagacagctgtCAATCACTGCTGACTCTGACTCTGCCATCTATGTGGAAGTGATCTGA